TGTAGGACTAATTTTTAATTCTAACCCTGTtggattttgtattttgattGCTGTGAACTTACAGGTAACTGAAGTCTTGTAGCTGTACTTTTTCTccagaatgtgatttttttttcttttttttggtagatTTTTGCTCAGGGAGATTGAGTAATTTCTTCAGGTCATAGACAGCTCTAGCCTACTCAGGTGTGCCCAGTGTCTTAGAGACCCTGTTTGTCTGGTTAAGCAGAATAGATTTATTGTAAGCTACTCTCTCATTTCTCCACCTGCAGGGTGAGAAACGTGTGtgctccagcagtgctgttgCACATCCCTTACCCACATGGTTACCCTTTGGCTGTCAGTGCATGTGTCCACCTCGACTTCGCTGTCAGACCCTTTCCAGGGAGCATGTGGCCATCACAGCGTAGAAGTCTCTATAGCTGGCTGTCCTTTCTCATTTCCACTTTCCGGGACAGATTGATTGTGAATATCAACGAAGAGTTTGTAGACTAAACTACCAACAAGGCTTCCCAATATTGGAGCTACGACTGGGATCCACCACCAGTAATTTCCAGccctgaaacaaaacacagaagaggcATCTGGTGAGCCAGACCACTCTGGCTCTCCAGACACTGTGATAACCAGCTCAATCTCTAGCTAAGGTTAGACTTCCTTAGTTCCTGGTGGCTAAACTGAGGTATTCAAATGTCAAGCTGAATCCAGCACTGAAAAATTGATGTAACCCAAATTATGTGTACCCAGTGCATGGGGCTTCTCTATGTACAACCCTTCTGTGAAAAGGAGAACCCACTTGATTGTGTCACTTGGTCTAAAGAAAATTCCTTAGCGAGACCCTAACCCATTGAGAACCAGGCTTGCACTCCAATTGTGCACAGGCTCCATGACTGTTTTCTCTTGGGCTTAGCTCCTCTCCTTGTGAGCTGGGcaatgtaaaagcaaaacaggtCACTCACGTGAAGACGTCCACTCCCCAGCCAGCAATTGCTGTGAAGATCCTTGGGGGCAGGTCCCGGGAGGGGTTTATGGCATAGCCTGTGGTCATTCCCATCCCCATACCAATGCCCAGGACCAGGATACCCGTGAGCATGGCCTGTGTGCCTTTCAGGGCTGCGTTATTTTTCTCATCGTGGATGACCAGAATGCCCAAGATTAACATCACCGTCGCCATAAactgcaggagcaggaaaggGGAAACAGGTCAGGAGAGAGAACAGCAAAGGCAGGAGGGTCCCACTCAGAGATTTTCCAGACTGAAAGAGCAGGTGGGATTCATGACCTGATCAAGTCAGGGAGGACCCCTATGTTATTCCTGCTGCATAGGTGATGCTGAAGAAAAGACTAACtcatttcccagaaaaaaatgcctCCACTTCATCAAGAAAAATGCTCTAGGACTGATACGAGCTTCTCAGAACTGTCATCTCCCTCCACCTTTCAATTTAAGGGCAAAGGTTATTTTAAGCACCTTTTGTCCAACAGACAGAGCCATAACAATCTGCTTACAGGACATATCTGATCCTCCCTAGCAGGAGAGAGGTATCATAGAGCTTGCTGCATCTGCCCTTTTTGGAGTCAAGGTAGAGACCAGATTCTCATCTGGGAAACAGTCTCCCATCTGTGACAATACAATAGATCTGCAGTGCCCAGTACATCAATAGTTCTTGTTTGTATGGACACGATGACTCCTGtctctttctgcttcagaagaTGTACCTGGAGAGCCTTgggctgcagagatgctggcAAGAGCACAAACCCTGTACCTCTTGGCAATGCCTTGCCATTGTCTTTGTGCCTTCAACGCCTTGCAGTGTCTGCACACTCCGCAGGGTGCTGAGCAACCAGGAGCCCGTCTGGTGGCTCTCCAGCTCTCACCATCCTCCTCATAGCATCCAGGCACAGCTTCACCAGCTCAGAAACAAACACACGAGCTTCCTCAGATCTGAACTGATAGTGACTCTTCCTTCTCCTGTAGCACTGGGACACACTCAGGGATGCTCCACATTCCCCGAGGCATCCCCCTCTCGTTTCTGGGCATCTGGATGTTGTGTTATATGCTGGGAATTAACTGTATGCAGTCTAAGCTTGACTGTTCAAACCCCCAGAGGTTCAATCCAGACAGGCTGTATTCCTGTGACAGCAGCCCCAGGCCATCTCTGTGGgtgaggagcagccagcagagctgcctaAGAGTGTAGAGCAGACGTAGGATTCAGAAAGGTTAAGGAGAGTTCACGGAACTGAGCAGAGCCCAAAGGAGGTGGTTTCTGCCATTGCTCAGCTTCAGATTTTCCCATTGCTTGGGAAGTGTGCAAGgaaagctgcctgcaggagcagatctggccccacagcagcaggacctgcAGAGGTGTTTGCAAGATTGCTAAGCTCTTTGCTCTCCCATGCCACCTCAAGGGACCATGCAGATGAGGGCTGACACTGGGATCTTTCCTTCAGTTAATGCCCTCTTCAGCAGAGCTTAAATTGCTTAGGCCTCTCCCATGGCCTAAGCAATTTACCCCCCTCAGACCACATGGTTTCTGTCCTCCTGCTCCGCCAACCTTGAACACCACCTGACAAGCTTCTGCCTGGACAGAGGGCTCCTCAGAGTAGAGGTTGTGACCGTGTCAGCACACACAGACCTGCGAGTCCTTTGTACCAGCCCCATTCCAGAGCCTGCTACCACCCACCTTCTCCTAGCACACCTCAGCTGTCTCCACTCACCTCTGTGAAGAAGCCTCCCAGCAAGGACATACAGGGATGAGGGTAAGTGGAGAAGATCGACGCTGTGGCAGTCGGTCCTGTCACCGTGAAGTTCCCCTTGCTGTAGTCGTACAGAATATCTGGGAGAAATGGGAATCAGGGGAGTCAGCACAGTGGGCAGCGTGGATTTCATCACACGTGGCACGTTCCCAAGACCACCCGCTGCAGCCAGCGGAGACACAAAGGGGGAGAGAGGCAGTGACAGGTACGATGGAGTCAACACACCCCTTGCAGGGCATGATCTGACTGATATCTGTCACCCTCAGACTTTGGTCTGGATGCACTGGGAGGCCTCCGTCCTTCTGACAGGGACTGAGACATGCTGGTGCTGGGTCTTCTGCTAACAGCTCATAAACACGAGTGGCTGTTGTCTTATTTGCCACAGACCACAGAGCTCTGGCTGTGCCTAACACTTGTTGGTGCATCCAACTTAAGCCCTTGCAGGCCCTTGGaaacaaaaggcaaacaaaatgcCCTGTGCAAAAGGAGCTGTGTTCTCCAGGAAATCCTTCCCAGAGATATCTGTGCCCTGCCTGGCCTTGAACTATAAAAGTCTGTCCCACAAGCCAAGAGCTTAACAGTGTCACTGAGATATAATGCTGAGGACTGCAAAGGGACAGATTTTTGATGACCTGCAAGTTAAGATTGAAAAGGTGCCCACAGCAACCCCAGTGATAAAGATACGGCTATACCATAGTAGGTGCCAAAGACGGTGGCTGCTGCCAGAAAGGAGCCCAGGAACTGGCCGAGCAGATAAGCTGGAAGCTTTC
The sequence above is a segment of the Aythya fuligula isolate bAytFul2 chromosome Z, bAytFul2.pri, whole genome shotgun sequence genome. Coding sequences within it:
- the LOC116500476 gene encoding aquaporin-7-like, which codes for MDYLWLSERLRLRSGAGRHCPASPMLSEGEADGYRPEQEPTFVQPHPSTFSHPSCPERLEPERRMLEKIQKMLVVRSPTIRELLAEALGMYILMVFGLSSVAQVVLGKGEFGQYVSINLAFGIGVTLGIHAAGGISGAHLNAAITIMHCILGNLPWRKLPAYLLGQFLGSFLAAATVFGTYYDILYDYSKGNFTVTGPTATASIFSTYPHPCMSLLGGFFTEFMATVMLILGILVIHDEKNNAALKGTQAMLTGILVLGIGMGMGMTTGYAINPSRDLPPRIFTAIAGWGVDVFTAGNYWWWIPVVAPILGSLVGSLVYKLFVDIHNQSVPESGNEKGQPAIETSTL